A part of Doryrhamphus excisus isolate RoL2022-K1 chromosome 8, RoL_Dexc_1.0, whole genome shotgun sequence genomic DNA contains:
- the mrps22 gene encoding 28S ribosomal protein S22, mitochondrial: MSRGQGCQPALKKRRRRSKRRRTTNMAAHSTVRCLFRGCIWVKHVPRSTNVLVRCNNRTLCSGGEENVQNNTQPQFTDPVVQDILSRITGLDLHKVFRPVKQELKPPTYKLMTDEQLQQAVKSAEERAKKLLQMPPVLPERKPISDVLSVDRLLDGMDTAKYVFTDITYNIPHRERFIVVRETNGTLRKATWDERDRLIQVYFPKDGRKITTPLLFKEENLKMVFSQDRHGEVLDLCLVQFEPDSSQYIKVHAATYEDLDKHAKYELLRSTRHFGGMAWYLVNARRIDGLIVDMLKKELVQDAVSLVSLFHLVHPHSESAQEASRQRATGTDLLMIYSQNESQRSGYIELALQAYQTVGKSASA; the protein is encoded by the exons ATGTCACGTGGTCAAGGTTGTCAACCCGCTTTAAAAAAACGAAGAAGAAGGAGCAAACgaagaagaacaacaaacatggcggcgCACAGTACGGTACGGTGCTTGTTTCGAGGCTGTATTTGGGTGAAACATGTTCCGAGAAGCACAAACGTATTGGTCAGATGTAACAACAGGACTTTATGCAGCGGCGGTGAAGAAAATG tccaaaacaacacacaaccCCAGTTCACAGATCCAGTTGTGCAGGACATCCTCAGCAGGATAACAGGTCTGGACCTGCACAAAGTGTTCCGTCCCGTTAAACAGGAGCTGAAGCCACCTACTTATAAACTCATGACAGATGAGCAATTACAGCAG GCGGTGAAGTCGGCGGAAGAGAGGGCAAAGAAGCTGCTGCAAATGCCACCAGTTTTACCAGAGAGAAAGCCAATCAGCGATGTGCTGTCTGTGGACAGACTCCTGGATGGCATGGACACAGCCAAATATGTCTTTACGGACATAACCTACAACATTCCACACAGA gAAAGGTTCATTGTTGTCAGGGAGACCAACGGGACTCTAAGGAAAGCAACCTGGGATGAAAGAGATCGCCTCATTCAGGTGTACTTCCCAAAAGATGGACGCAAAATTACCACACCTCTCCTCTTTAAGGAGGAGAACCTAAAG ATGGTATTCTCTCAGGACCGACACGGGGAAGTGTTGGACCTGTGCCTGGTCCAATTTGAACCTGACTCATCACAGTACATCAAG GTGCATGCTGCCACCTATGAGGATCTGGATAAACATGCGAAATATGAGCTGCTTCGCTCCACCAGGCACTTTGGAGGCATGGCCTGGTACCTGGTCAATGCACGCAGGATCGATGGCCTCATTGTGGACATGCTGAAAAAGGAGTT gGTGCAGGATGCAGTGAGCCTTGTATCGCTCTTCCACCTCGTACACCCTCACAGTGAGTCGGCCCAGGAAGCTTCCAGGCAGCGGGCCACGGGTACCGACCTTCTCATG ATCTACTCCCAGAACGAGTCCCAGAGGTCAGGCTACATCGAGCTGGCCCTGCAGGCATATCAGACTGTGGGCAAGAGCGCTTCTGCTTGA
- the rbp2a gene encoding retinol-binding protein 2a, with product MPVDYNGRWEMVSNDNFEEVMKALDIDFATRKIASHLHQTKVLVQNGDKFETKTLSTFRNYEVNFTVGVEFEEQTKGLDNRKVMTLVTWDGDKLVCVQKGEKENRGWKHWIEGDLLHLELHVLDKVCHQVFKKVQS from the exons ATGCCTGTAGACTACAATGGACGCTGGGAGATGGTGAGCAATGACAACTTTGAAGAGGTCATGAAAGCTCTCG ACATCGACTTTGCCACCAGAAAAATCGCCTCCCATCTGCACCAGACAAAAGTATTGGTCCAAAATGGTGACAAGTTTGAAACAAAGACCCTCAGCACCTTCAGAAACTACGAGGTCAACTTCACCGTGGGGGTAGAGTTCGAGGAGCAGACAAAGGGCCTTGACAACCGAAAAGTCATG ACACTCGTCACCTGGGACGGGGACAAACTGGTGTGTGTTCAGAAAGGAGAAAAGGAAAACCGTGGGTGGAAACATTGGATTGAGGGGGATCTGCTACATCTG GAACTCCACGTGCTGGACAAAGTCTGCCACCAAGTATTTAAGAAGGttcagtcataa